The Bradyrhizobium sp. LLZ17 genomic sequence GTCGGCATCAGCGCGCGGTCGGCGAAGCGCGGCACGAACAGATTGCCGAGTGTGGCTCCGATCCCGAACACCGCGAAAAAAAAATGGGATGACCGCGGGGCTGACCCTGGTGACCTCCATCAGTGTCGTCGCAAGATAAGTGTAGACGGCGAACATGCCGCCGAAACCGATGGCACTGATCGCCAGCGTGATCCAGACGCGGCCGCTCTTTAACGCGCCGAGCTCTCGCAGCGGATCCGACCCGCCGGCCCGGTCGCGCGGCGCGAACAGGGCGCACAGCAGCACGGTGAGCAAGGCCAGCAACGACACCAGGCCGAAGCTTGCGCGCCAGCCCATTGTCTGACCAATCAGGTTGGCGAGCGGCACGCCAATGATGGTGGCGCAGGTCAGGCCCAGCATCACCTGGCCGACCGCCCGAGAACGGCGATGTTGAGGAACGAGCGAGGCTGCGACCAGCGCGGCGATACCGAAATAAGCGCCATGCGGCAATCCCGAGAGGAAGCGGGCCACGATCATCCAGCCATAGCTCGGCGCCAGCGCGGTGAACGCATTGCCGAGCGCAAACACGACCATCAGAACCAGCAACTGCGTGCGCCGGGCGAACTGTGCACCAAGCACGGCGATCAGCGGCGCGCCCAGCACCACGCCGAGCGCATAGGCGCTGATCACGTGCCCGGCGGTGGGTTCGTCGATCTTGAGGTCGGCCGCAAAAAACGGCAGCAAGCTCATCGATGCGAATTCGGTGGTTCCGATCGCAAAGCCGCCCATCGCGAGCGAGAAGAGGATGATACCGAGGTGAGGGGACACCGAGGCCGTAGTCGCGGAGGGCGATGTCGTCATGTGTCCTGCATTGGTGGCGTCAACGGGAACCAGCCCAGCGAACGTTGCCACCCTGCATTATTTGTCTACGGTACTTAGACCGGGATCAGCTCGCGTCAACAACAGAAGCTCGGCGAAGGCAGATTGCATATCTGCGTCCCGATTGCGTCTGGCCAGCGCTCGAGCAGCGCGCCGCCGTGTCACACAATGCAGGGCGCCGCGACAGGTTTGTCGGCCTACGGTGTGGCCGAAGGAGTTGCGCTGACGCTCGGCGACAGAGTTGCGGGCCCAGGAGCTGTCGGCCACGGACTCGCCGGCCAAGGACTCTTCGCGCTGATCATGGCCGATGCGCACGATGCCGAGAGCTGTGGCCATACTGGCGCCAGGCTCGTCACCTCGATCTCGAATGTTGTAGCGTTGGGCTTTCCGTCCGGCATCGGCGTGGTTTCGCGGACCTGGAGGGTGCGCGAGGCCAGCATCGCCTTGACCATGTCGGAGCCGAGGGCGCCGCTCCAGACCTCGTACTTGCCAACGCGCAGCGGAAACCCTCCGGCTTCCTGCTTGGTGTCGGCGCTTGCCGCCATCAGGATCGTGCTTTTGCCGACGGCGGTCTCGTCGATCTCGGCCGCGGATCGCAGCGGCACGCGGTCCTTGTTTTCGCAGGACAGGCGCCACTCCATCATCCGGAACGAGGCGCCGTTCTCCTTCTTCAGCATCGCGAACTTGCTGATGGAGGGCCGCGCTCCCTTCTCCAGGGTCCACGTCGTCTCGGCCAGTGTTCGCGTATCGATGCCGAAGCGATGGAGCTCGCCTCGCGTCAGCGTATGCGGGCTCTCGAACTTCACTGTCCGGATCAAATCATCAAGCTCGTGGCTGATGCCCATCGCCGCCACGAACGCAGTCCGCGCGCGGTTTGACGTCTCGATTTGACGCTGCCTGGCATCCGCGACCAATTTCGCCGGCGGATGCCCGTGGATGACGAGCATCAGCCTGGAGTTATGGACCGCCATCGCCGCGTCCGGCGCCACCTCGCGAGATGTCGCCCCGAGAAACAGGTAACCGCAGGCCGAGTTGCACATCGCATTGCGGGTGGTGAGTTCAGCCTCGACCTCGCCGCCTGCGTTCTTGATCTTGAGGCATGCGGCGTCCAGCTGCGTGCCCGCGGCGCACGCCGTCGCAATCGTGCGGCCGACGCGCGCGACCGCCTTGCGACTGCGCAGCAACCGCCCGATGACGTAGGACTGCTCCACGTTCCCGCCCGGCGAATGCAGGTAGATCGGTCGCTGCATGTCCTTGACGCCGGCGAGGAAGCGTCGAATGCGCGGGCCTGCGTCCTGGTCGACCTCGCCCTCGATGGCAATCCAGCGGTCGCAGCCCGGCCCGCATGCGTCAGGGCCCCCTTCGCAAGGTAGATCGTCAGCCTGGACTCAAATCCGGCCTTCTCGGCCGGGAGTCCTTCTGCATGCAATGCACCGGGGATCGACAGCGAGGCCACGAGAAGAAAAAATGCGGGCAAGCATGCAATGAGGGGACCGCGCGGGGAAAGACACGTGCGGACGTTATACGATGATCGGCGTGACCACAACTTTCGGTAGCGTATTGGGTGCGCTCATTCGGCGACGCTACGCCGCCCATCAGCCGCGTGAAGCGCGTCGGGCGGTTGATTCCCGTGCGCGGGAGGCAAGCGCTAGGCATGTCATCGCGCGATCGCAAATGTGGCGAACGCGCGCGAAACTGTGGCGAGAATGGGGAGAGAAAATATTGTGCGCATCGCCAACTTCAAATCACACGATTGTGCGCGCGACGTTGTTACGCGCGCTCGCGCAAAACGTGGTCCAGTGAACATTGGAACTGCGGAAAACTCTTGTTTCAAAGGGTTTCCGCGCACGCGTCGCTAAACCTTCGTTAATGAAGCGCGGCCCTTTGGGGCGAAGTGTTGCGTCGAGGTTACAGCAATTCCGTCGATCGCTGATATGACGACGCCAGGCCCGGGGGCCTAACGACGAAACTGGAACGGGATTAAAATGAACAAGAATTTGTTGCTTGCCGCTGTCAGCCTTGTCGCGCTCAGCGCGGCTGCGCCGGCGGTGGCTGCTGATCTCGCGGCGCGGCCTTACACCAAGGCGCCTGCGATGGTCGCCACGCTCTATGACTGGAGCGGCTTCTACATCGGCGTCAACGGCGGCGGCGGTTCGGCGCATTCGACCTGGGATCTGGTCGGCGGCGGTCGCGAGGGTTCGCATGATGCGACCGGTGGCACCGTCGGTGGTCAGATCGGCTACCGCTGGCAGTCCGGCCAGTGGGTGTTCGGCGTGGAAGGCCAGGGCAACTGGGCCGACTTCTCCGGCGACAACGTCAGCGCGCTGTTCGCGACCCGCAACCGCTCGAAGATCGATTCGTTCGGTCTGATCACCGGTCAGATCGGCTACGCCTGGAACAACGTCCTGCTCTACGTCAAGGGCGGTGCGGCTGTGACCGGCGGCAAGTACGAGGTGTTCAGCACGGCCACCGGCGCGCTGCTGGCCTCGAACGACCAGACCCGCTGGGGCGGCACCGTCGGCGCCGGCATCGAGTATGGTTTTGCCCCGAATTGGTCGGTTGGCATCGAGTACAACCACATCTTCCTGCAGGACAAGGACGTCACCTTCGCGCTGGTGCCGTCGACCGACCGCATCCGTCAGGACGTCGACATGGGCCTCGTTCGCCTGAACTACAAGTTCGGCGGCCCGGTCCTTGCGAAGTACTGAGACCAGTCGCTCCGTTTGAGCGATCGTCGAAGCCCGGCCTGATGGCCGGGGCTTTTTATTGTCTGAATTCATCGAGTTAACCATCCCATTTCGAGATGGCTGAGAGATGCTTGACTCCCGAGAACAAAATGAGAACAATGTTCTTCATACGTTCTCAATATGGAGTGAGCCATGTTCAGGATTTTCGTGGAAGAAGCCGCCGCACTGACCTCGATCGCGCTGTTCGTCGGGATGATCGCGATCTGGGCCCAGGTACTGCCGCAACTCTGACTCGTGCTCGGCGCAAAACACTTGCCTGGGAACTCGCGGATGCGAGCTTGGGGAAAACCGGGACGACGCGGCCGATCGGCCGCTCCGGCGTGGACTCCGGCGTGGCGAGCCCTCACCATTGCGAGGCGAGTCGGCCGGGCGAGTGCATGATGCCTTGAGGAGCCGGTGACCGCTCCATCTCATCTGCAAGAGGCCGTCACGCGAAATGCCGAGCGCCGGATTTGTCCACCTTCACGTTCACTCGGCCTATTCGCTGCTCAAGGGCTCGATCAAGATCGCCAAGCTCGCCGAGCTTGCCAAGAAAGATCACCAGCCGGCCCTGGCGCTGACCGACACCGACAACATGTTCGGAGCGCTGGAGTTCTCCGACAAGATGGCGGGCTCGGGCATCCAGCCGATCGTCGGCTGCGAACTCGCGATCGATTTCGGCGATCAGGATCCGAATGCCCGCAACGCGCTGCTGCCGTCGCGCATCGTGCTGCTGGCGGCGCAAGAGCGCGGCTATCGCAGCCTGATGCGGCTGAATTCGCGGGCGTTCCTGGAGACGCCCGACACCCACGCCTGCCACATCAAATTCGACTGGCTCGAGGGCGAGACCGAGGGCCTGATCGCGCTGACGGGCGGTCCGGACGGGCCGATCTCGCTGGCGCTGGGCGCCGGCCATCCCGAGCTTGCCGCCGCGCGCTGCGAGCGTCTCGCCAGCCTGTTCGGCGATCGCCTCTATATGGAGCTGCAGCGTCATGGCCTGGACAAGGAACGGCGGGTCGAGAGCGGCCTGATCGACATCGCGTTCGCAAAAGGCCTGCCGCTGGTTGCGACCAACGAGCCGTATTTCGCCGCGACGGACGACTACGAAGCGCATGACGCGCTGCTTTGCATCGCCGGCGGCCGGCTAATCGCGGAGACCGAACGCGAGCAGCTCACGCCCGATCACCGCTTCAAGACGCGGGCCGAGATGGCGGTGCTGTTTGCCGATGTTCCGGAGGCGCTGGCCTCCACCGTCGAGATCGCCGAACGCTGCTCGTTCCGGCCGATGACGCGCAAGCCGATCCTGCCGTTCTTCACCGTCGGCGCCGCGTCGAGCTCGGATGCGGCCGCGGTCGAGGCGGCGGAATTGAAGCGGCAGGCGGAGGAGGGGCTCGCCAATCGGCTGCGCGTGCACGGCCTGTCGCAGGGCACCACCGAGGAGGACTACAGCCAGCGGCTGGCGTTCGAGCTCGACGTCATCATGCGCATGAAGTACGCGGGCTACTTCCTGATCGTGTCCGATTTCATCAAATGGGCCAAGGGCCAGGGCATACCGGTCGGACCGGGCCGCGGTTCAGGCGCGGGCTCGCTGGTGGCCTGGGCGCTGACCATCACCGATCTCGACCCGATCAAGTTCGGGCTGCTGTTCGAGCGCTTCCTCAATCCGGAACGCGTCTCGATGCCGGACTTCGACATCGACTTCTGCCAGGACCGCCGCGGCGAGGTGATCCAGTACGTCCAGCAGCGCTATGGCCGCGACCAGGTGGCGCAGATCATCACCTTCGGGACGCTGCAGGCGCGCGGCGTGCTGCGCGACGTCGGCCGCGTGCTGCAAATGCCTTATGGCCAGGTCGACAAGCTCACAAAACTGGTGCCGCAGAATCCGGCCGCGCCGGTGACGCTGGCGGCCGCGATCGAGAGCGAGCCGAAGCTGCAGGCGTTTCGCGACGAGGACCCGGTGGTGGCGCGCGCCTTCGACATCGCGCAGCGCCTCGAAGGCCTGACCCGCCATGCCTCGACCCACGCGGCCGGTATCGTCATCGGCGATCGCCCCCTGAGCGAACTGGTGCCGCTCTACCGCGATCCCAAATCCGACATGCCGGTGACCCAGTTCAACATGAAATGGGTCGAGCCGGCCGGCCTCGTCAAATTCGACTTCCTCGGCCTGAAGACGCTGACCGTGCTCGACGTCGCGATCAAGCTGCTCAAGCCGCGCGACATCCACGTCGATCTCGCCACGTTGCCGATCGACGATGCCGAGAGTTATCAGATGCTGGCGCGCGGCGACGTGGTCGGCGTGTTCCAGGTTGAAAGCCAGGGCATGCGGCGCGCGCTGATCGACATGCGCCCCGACCGTTTCGAGGACATCATCGCGCTGGTGGCGCTGTATCGCCCGGGTCCGATGGCGAACATCCCGACCTATTGCATGCGCAAGCACGGCGACGAGGAGCCGGAATATCTGCATCCCGTGCTGGAGCCGATCCTGAAGGAGACCTTCGGCGTCATCATCTACCAGGAACAGGTGATGCAGATCGCGCAGGTGATGTCGGGCTATTCGCTCGGCGACGCCGACCTGCTGCGCCGCGCCATGGGCAAGAAGATCCGCTCCGAGATGGAGAAGCAGCGCGAGATCTTCGTCGCGGGCGCGGTGAAGAACGGCGTGCCGAAGGGGCAGGCCGACACGATTTTCGAGCTGTTGGCGAAGTTCGCCGACTACGGCTTCAACAAGAGCCACGCAGCGGCCTATGCGCTGGTGTCCTACCACACCGCCTACATGAAGGCGCATTACCCGGTGGAGTTCATCGCGGCGTCGATGACGCTCGATCTCAACAACACCGACAAGCTCTCCGAATTCCGCTCGGAGGCGCAGCGCCTCGGGATCAAGGTCGAGCCGCCGAACATCAACCGTTCCGGCGCGACCTTCGAGGTCGGCGACAAGACCATCTATTACGCGCTCGCCGCGCTGAAGGGCGTCGGCATTGCCGCGGTCGAGCAGATCATCGCGGAGCGGACCAGGAACGGCCTGTTCACCTCGCTGGCCGACTTCGCCGCACGCGTCAATCCGCGATCGGTCAACAAGCGCATCATCGAAAGCCTCGCGGCCGCCGGGGCCTTCGACACGCTGGAGCCGAACCGCGCCCGCGTCTTCGCCGGTGCGGACTCGATCCTGGCCGCCTGCCAGCGCGCGCACCAGGCCGAGACCATCGGCCAGAACGACATGTTCGGCATGTCGGCGGACGCGCCGACCATCATGCTGCCGCAGGTCGAGCCGTGGCTGCCGGCCGAGCGGCTGCGCCGCGAATATGATGCGATCGGCTTCTTCCTGTCGGGCCATCCGCTCGACGATTACGCGACGGTGCTGAAGCGGCTGCGGGTGCAGAGCTGGGCGGAGTTTTCGCGCGCGGTGAAAACCGGCGCCACCGCCGGCAAGGTCGCAGCCACCGTGGTGTCGCGCATGGAGCGACGCACCAAGACCGGCAACAAGATGGGCATCATGGGGCTGTCTGATCCCACGGGCCACTTCGAGGCGGTGCTGTTCTCGGAGGGGCTCGCGCAATATCGCGACGTGCTGGAGCCTGGCGCAGCCGTGCTGCTCCAACTCGGCGCCGAGCTCCAGGGCGAGGACGTTCGCGCCCGCGTGCTGCACGCCGAACCGCTGGATGAGGCCGCCGCCAAGACGCAGAAGGGCCTGCGCATCTTCCTGCGCGACACCAAGCCGCTGGATTCAATCGCCAAGCGTCTGGCCGGCCCCGAGATGGCCGGCGCGAACGGCGCAGCACCGAGGGTCGGCAGTCCCGGCATCGCACCGCGCTCCAACGGCGACGGCGAGGTCTCGCTGGTGATCATGCTCGACCTCGAGACCGAGGTGGAAATGAAGCTGCCAGGCCGCTTCAAGGTTTCGCCGCAGATCGCCGGCGCCATCAAGGCGGTCGCGGGCGTGGTGGACGTGCAGCAGGTCTAGCAACACGCACGACGGTGCGGCCGATTGCATGTTTTGCGCCGGATCCGTGCCGCTGCTGTTGCAACCAGGCGGTGTTTTTGGCTAGCATGCCCTCGGGAATGAATTGGGGGCGTGATGTTACTGCGTGGGCTGGTGCTGCTTACGGCGGCCGTTTTGCTGTGTGGCTGCGAGACGGCGAGAAATGGGCTCGACTATTCCGAGACGGTTCGAAAGATAGGTCCGCCGAAAGCCGGGCAGACGCGCGTCGTGGTGTTTCGCGAGAAAGGTTATGGCGGCATCGGCGATTCGGACTGGGTGTTCTCTCTCGACGGCGCCCCGATCAAGGGACTGAAGACCGGGACGTATGTCTATGTCGATCGCCCGGCGGGCCAGCACCAGTTCGTGGCAGAAGAGGCGGCCCTCGGAACCACGCGCGTGGACTTCTCGGCTCAATCCGGCCAGACCGTGTTCTTCGTGACGCGCATGAGCGAGCGCAAGAGCGCCATGATCGCAAATGCAAGCACGGGCTTGCTGGGCTGGGGTCTCACGCTCGCGATGACCTCCGGTTACAAGAATCAAGGACCGCTCGATTTCCTGCCGCTGGACGAACAGGCGGCAAGGACGACGATCGCGGAGCTTAAGCTGGCGGAATAGGTCGGCCGCGCCAGATGGCTGGCGCGCGGCGCGGTCGAGCTTGTGGTTTCGTCACATCATTGCGAGTATGATCGTTACAATGCGGCGCGCCTGCGAGCACGCGTTCGTTGCGCCGCGAGGAATCGCGATGTGTGACAGGTGCTCCGAATCTGCGCAGGACAGAATCGCGCCATCGCGGCGATCCGCGATGCTGCTTGCCGCCTCCGCCCTGAGCCTCGCCTTCGCCGGTCGAGTGCTCGCCAAGGAAACCAGGGCGCCGCCCAAACCGCAGAACGTGCTGTCGCCGGACGCCGCGCTGAAGCGGCTGATGGCGGGCAATGCGCGCTATGTCGACGGCGTGTCGCGGCGCCACGATTTCAAGCATGAGCGTGAGGTGCTTGTCGGCGGGCAGAATCCGTTCGCGGCGGTGCTAAGCTGCGCGGACTCGCGCATCGCGCCGGAATACGCCTTCGACACCGGCCGCGGCGATCTCTTCGTCTGCCGCGTCGCCGGTAATTTTGCCGGCGTCGAGACCATTGCCAGCATGGAATATACGGTGGCCGTGCTGGGC encodes the following:
- a CDS encoding outer membrane protein; the encoded protein is MNKNLLLAAVSLVALSAAAPAVAADLAARPYTKAPAMVATLYDWSGFYIGVNGGGGSAHSTWDLVGGGREGSHDATGGTVGGQIGYRWQSGQWVFGVEGQGNWADFSGDNVSALFATRNRSKIDSFGLITGQIGYAWNNVLLYVKGGAAVTGGKYEVFSTATGALLASNDQTRWGGTVGAGIEYGFAPNWSVGIEYNHIFLQDKDVTFALVPSTDRIRQDVDMGLVRLNYKFGGPVLAKY
- the dnaE gene encoding DNA polymerase III subunit alpha, with protein sequence MPSAGFVHLHVHSAYSLLKGSIKIAKLAELAKKDHQPALALTDTDNMFGALEFSDKMAGSGIQPIVGCELAIDFGDQDPNARNALLPSRIVLLAAQERGYRSLMRLNSRAFLETPDTHACHIKFDWLEGETEGLIALTGGPDGPISLALGAGHPELAAARCERLASLFGDRLYMELQRHGLDKERRVESGLIDIAFAKGLPLVATNEPYFAATDDYEAHDALLCIAGGRLIAETEREQLTPDHRFKTRAEMAVLFADVPEALASTVEIAERCSFRPMTRKPILPFFTVGAASSSDAAAVEAAELKRQAEEGLANRLRVHGLSQGTTEEDYSQRLAFELDVIMRMKYAGYFLIVSDFIKWAKGQGIPVGPGRGSGAGSLVAWALTITDLDPIKFGLLFERFLNPERVSMPDFDIDFCQDRRGEVIQYVQQRYGRDQVAQIITFGTLQARGVLRDVGRVLQMPYGQVDKLTKLVPQNPAAPVTLAAAIESEPKLQAFRDEDPVVARAFDIAQRLEGLTRHASTHAAGIVIGDRPLSELVPLYRDPKSDMPVTQFNMKWVEPAGLVKFDFLGLKTLTVLDVAIKLLKPRDIHVDLATLPIDDAESYQMLARGDVVGVFQVESQGMRRALIDMRPDRFEDIIALVALYRPGPMANIPTYCMRKHGDEEPEYLHPVLEPILKETFGVIIYQEQVMQIAQVMSGYSLGDADLLRRAMGKKIRSEMEKQREIFVAGAVKNGVPKGQADTIFELLAKFADYGFNKSHAAAYALVSYHTAYMKAHYPVEFIAASMTLDLNNTDKLSEFRSEAQRLGIKVEPPNINRSGATFEVGDKTIYYALAALKGVGIAAVEQIIAERTRNGLFTSLADFAARVNPRSVNKRIIESLAAAGAFDTLEPNRARVFAGADSILAACQRAHQAETIGQNDMFGMSADAPTIMLPQVEPWLPAERLRREYDAIGFFLSGHPLDDYATVLKRLRVQSWAEFSRAVKTGATAGKVAATVVSRMERRTKTGNKMGIMGLSDPTGHFEAVLFSEGLAQYRDVLEPGAAVLLQLGAELQGEDVRARVLHAEPLDEAAAKTQKGLRIFLRDTKPLDSIAKRLAGPEMAGANGAAPRVGSPGIAPRSNGDGEVSLVIMLDLETEVEMKLPGRFKVSPQIAGAIKAVAGVVDVQQV
- a CDS encoding carbonic anhydrase — translated: MCDRCSESAQDRIAPSRRSAMLLAASALSLAFAGRVLAKETRAPPKPQNVLSPDAALKRLMAGNARYVDGVSRRHDFKHEREVLVGGQNPFAAVLSCADSRIAPEYAFDTGRGDLFVCRVAGNFAGVETIASMEYTVAVLGSPLILVLGHDNCGAVDATLKALKDNKPPPGHIPSLVDAIAPAAKAAMQQGGDVLDNAIRQNVIDNVATLKSAAPILNAAVDQGKLKIVGGIYRLTTGTVDLIAQG